In one Paraburkholderia azotifigens genomic region, the following are encoded:
- a CDS encoding transcriptional regulator encodes MRGNRHIRYKGYEVAPAAQRLPNGLFAANLTIEKTTPASGGHAYSFDALDYFFDEEHALAYAFRWGRLWIDSHQ; translated from the coding sequence TTGCGGGGCAACCGGCACATCCGCTACAAAGGCTACGAAGTCGCGCCTGCCGCACAGCGCCTGCCAAACGGTCTCTTCGCGGCGAATCTCACCATCGAAAAAACCACGCCCGCCAGCGGCGGCCATGCGTACTCATTCGACGCGCTCGATTACTTCTTCGACGAGGAACACGCACTCGCGTACGCGTTCCGTTGGGGGCGCCTATGGATCGACAGCCATCAATAA
- a CDS encoding NADPH-dependent FMN reductase: MTRFDQNRRPLVIGIGGTTRAASSTERALGFALRGAEQAGARTRLFGGAFLHALPHYAPESAQRTAEQLELIEAVRRADALIIATPGYHGGVSGLVKNALDTLEELRADERPYLDGRAVGCIVTAYGWQAAGSVLTSLRSIVHALRGWPTPFGAGINTLETRFETADTCSDPKVVDQLSTVGQQAAQFALAFRSHHAGSVAAHAASSDDADDAHGSRVLALAN, translated from the coding sequence TTGACCCGTTTCGACCAGAACCGCCGCCCGCTCGTGATCGGCATCGGCGGCACCACGCGCGCTGCATCGTCTACTGAACGCGCGCTCGGCTTCGCGCTGCGCGGCGCCGAACAGGCCGGCGCGCGCACGCGTCTGTTTGGGGGCGCATTTCTGCATGCCCTGCCGCACTATGCACCCGAGAGCGCGCAGCGTACCGCCGAGCAGCTCGAACTGATCGAGGCCGTGCGTCGCGCCGATGCGCTGATCATCGCGACACCCGGCTATCACGGCGGCGTATCGGGCCTCGTGAAGAACGCCCTCGATACGCTGGAAGAACTGCGCGCCGACGAGCGTCCCTATCTGGACGGCCGCGCGGTCGGCTGCATCGTCACGGCGTACGGATGGCAGGCGGCGGGCTCCGTGCTGACGTCGCTGCGTTCGATCGTGCATGCGTTGCGGGGCTGGCCGACGCCGTTCGGCGCGGGCATCAACACGCTTGAAACGCGCTTCGAAACGGCCGACACCTGCTCCGATCCGAAAGTGGTCGATCAGCTGTCGACGGTCGGCCAGCAGGCTGCGCAATTCGCGCTCGCATTTCGCTCGCATCATGCGGGCAGTGTCGCGGCGCACGCTGCGTCATCGGATGATGCCGACGATGCGCACGGTTCGCGGGTTCTGGCGCTGGCGAATTGA
- a CDS encoding DUF308 domain-containing protein: protein MIDRDEDFTRVQEARWLTRYYFARTVFSAAWVALAFSVGQRFPAGAAALLVLYPAWDALANYIDATRSGGMADNRSQAINVVVSIATAIAVIAGLQLNWVLGVFGVWAILSGLLQLATAVRRWKRMGAQWAMILSGGQSALAGAFFLSQAHAPLLQATGRVAGYAAVGAVYFLVSAVWLSVGQMRGKVIRTP, encoded by the coding sequence ATGATCGATCGCGATGAAGATTTCACACGGGTACAGGAAGCGCGCTGGCTCACACGCTATTACTTCGCACGGACTGTTTTTTCCGCGGCCTGGGTTGCCCTTGCTTTTTCCGTCGGACAGCGTTTCCCGGCTGGCGCAGCGGCACTGCTGGTTCTCTATCCCGCGTGGGATGCGCTGGCCAATTACATCGACGCGACACGCAGCGGCGGTATGGCCGACAATCGCAGCCAGGCCATCAACGTTGTCGTCAGCATCGCGACGGCGATTGCTGTCATCGCCGGATTGCAATTGAACTGGGTACTGGGCGTATTCGGCGTCTGGGCCATCCTGTCGGGATTGCTCCAACTCGCCACTGCCGTCCGCCGCTGGAAGCGCATGGGCGCGCAATGGGCAATGATCCTCAGCGGCGGACAGTCCGCACTGGCAGGGGCATTTTTCTTGTCGCAAGCTCATGCACCACTGCTTCAGGCCACGGGCCGAGTGGCCGGCTATGCAGCCGTCGGCGCCGTCTACTTTCTCGTTTCTGCCGTGTGGCTGTCAGTCGGCCAGATGCGCGGCAAGGTTATCCGGACGCCTTGA
- a CDS encoding acyltransferase family protein encodes MKEKFSVLDLLRFGLALYLTLFHSIHQYPQSRDLPLIELAGMGGFVTSTFFVLSGFILAHVYFHESASMRGSPRTFFVKRLSNLYVIHFIGLLLFFAVAVVSTHAVTSVALMSLDDGPEQMIALPPAATALNVTLNVLLLQVWSPLYGSINPSSWSLAVLLFFYLIFPFAAPRLLAVRKKRALLCLLWGLYLGAPVLASALHWYGPVAVGTILRNPVLRLPEFFGGILLYGMYREGTLAPIASTSGRRVVALLFVVCCFVPGAWLIAHGPLYWRYLVHNGAMLPAELVLIALCTSVKVPEKCERLASRLGNSALSIFAIHAPLFMLMIKATKLLSMGVSPIECATHFAACAAASKEIVPGMGGLPLYLIATAIAAVYFQERLVVPLRDFVRRRLLSARHAQADPDTASA; translated from the coding sequence ATGAAAGAGAAGTTCTCCGTACTCGATCTGTTACGGTTCGGGCTCGCTCTTTATCTGACGCTTTTTCATTCGATTCATCAGTATCCGCAGAGCCGCGACCTTCCGTTGATCGAACTCGCCGGGATGGGCGGCTTTGTCACGAGTACTTTCTTCGTTCTTTCCGGCTTTATTCTCGCGCACGTCTATTTCCATGAATCAGCCTCGATGCGAGGCTCTCCAAGGACGTTCTTCGTCAAACGACTTTCTAACCTGTATGTGATCCACTTCATCGGGCTTCTGCTGTTCTTTGCGGTGGCTGTCGTCAGCACGCATGCAGTCACATCGGTTGCGCTGATGTCGCTCGACGACGGGCCGGAGCAGATGATCGCATTACCGCCCGCAGCGACGGCGTTGAACGTGACGCTCAATGTGTTGCTGCTTCAGGTCTGGAGCCCGTTGTATGGCTCGATCAATCCATCGTCGTGGTCGTTGGCCGTCCTGTTGTTTTTCTACCTGATCTTTCCATTCGCCGCGCCGCGTCTGCTGGCTGTTCGAAAGAAGCGGGCGTTGCTCTGTCTGCTATGGGGACTGTATCTCGGTGCACCTGTCCTTGCGAGCGCGCTGCATTGGTACGGACCCGTCGCGGTCGGCACGATTTTGCGGAACCCGGTATTGCGCTTGCCGGAGTTCTTTGGCGGAATTCTCTTATACGGTATGTACCGCGAGGGCACGCTCGCGCCCATTGCATCGACGTCCGGCCGACGCGTCGTTGCGTTGCTGTTTGTCGTGTGTTGCTTCGTGCCGGGCGCCTGGCTGATTGCGCATGGCCCTCTGTATTGGCGGTATCTCGTGCACAACGGCGCGATGCTGCCGGCGGAGCTGGTATTGATCGCGCTTTGCACGTCAGTCAAAGTGCCTGAAAAATGCGAAAGGCTCGCGTCGCGGCTTGGCAATTCCGCCCTGTCCATCTTTGCGATTCATGCGCCGCTGTTCATGCTCATGATCAAGGCAACCAAGCTGCTGTCGATGGGCGTTTCTCCCATTGAATGTGCAACGCACTTTGCAGCGTGCGCGGCCGCGTCGAAGGAAATCGTGCCGGGCATGGGCGGCTTGCCCTTGTATCTGATAGCCACCGCGATCGCAGCCGTCTATTTCCAGGAGCGCCTCGTCGTACCGTTGCGGGATTTCGTTCGCCGCAGGCTGTTATCGGCGAGGCACGCGCAAGCCGACCCGGATACCGCTAGCGCATGA
- a CDS encoding CDP-diacylglycerol diphosphatase, with product MIRPRIRHLAALAVALWTSGCALIATADPNALWNIVDHQCVPAARASGRPGFCTTVDLQKRYAILKDINGNTQFLLIPTDRVTGIESPSVLDPDAPDYWADAWAARQYVGSRIGLTFPPNQLGLEINSKYRRSQQQLHIHMDCMHDGIIKDLARFSTVEPGQWHWTTLDGSKYRVMRVLSLTGDDDPFRIVARDRHGSDAMAQQTILVTGAGPTDKDGWLVVNSGLELDDGSGTAEPLLDHACEIGMHR from the coding sequence ATGATCCGACCACGCATCAGGCACCTGGCGGCGCTTGCCGTCGCACTGTGGACGTCCGGCTGTGCGCTCATCGCGACAGCCGACCCCAACGCACTCTGGAATATCGTCGACCATCAATGCGTGCCCGCCGCGCGCGCATCGGGCCGTCCCGGCTTCTGCACGACCGTCGATCTGCAGAAGCGCTACGCGATCCTCAAGGACATCAACGGCAATACACAGTTTCTGCTGATTCCGACCGACCGCGTAACGGGCATCGAAAGTCCGAGCGTGCTCGACCCCGATGCGCCCGACTACTGGGCCGACGCGTGGGCCGCGCGGCAATACGTGGGCTCGCGTATCGGCCTGACGTTTCCGCCGAACCAGCTGGGCCTCGAGATCAATTCGAAGTACCGCCGCTCGCAGCAGCAGTTGCACATCCATATGGACTGCATGCACGACGGCATCATCAAGGATCTCGCGCGCTTCAGCACGGTGGAGCCGGGCCAATGGCACTGGACGACGCTCGACGGCAGCAAATACCGCGTGATGCGCGTGCTGTCGCTGACGGGCGACGACGACCCGTTTCGCATCGTCGCGCGCGACCGTCACGGCAGCGATGCGATGGCGCAGCAAACCATCCTCGTGACGGGTGCCGGGCCGACCGACAAGGACGGCTGGCTGGTCGTCAACAGCGGCCTGGAACTCGACGACGGCAGCGGCACGGCCGAACCGCTCCTCGATCACGCGTGCGAGATCGGCATGCATCGGTAA
- the iaaH gene encoding indoleacetamide hydrolase, translating into MQWTVDEQLALTATQAVEAIQSGRLRATDYVATLLARAVALDTLNAFTAIDMEGALAAAKRIDALPPDEKARLPLAGLPVVIKDNINTAGLLTSAGTPALDGFKPKTDAPSVRKLTDAGAIVLGKTNMHELAFGITSTNLAPHAGAVRNPYDPSLIAGGSSGGTAVAVAARISPAGLGSDTGGSTRIPAALTGIAGFRPSVGNGGAERRYHDPQAVVPISHTRDTVGPMARTVADVALLDGVITGDTALPAVQLSVLRIGLPEPLWAELERSTEDVARAALTKLEAAGVTFVPVAMPDLLPLNEQTGGPIAIHEALDDVRDYLVANDAPVKTVGELAARIASPDVRDIYDAVLAGALAQHYPAALHTWRPQLQQHYADTFAAERLDALLFPTTRLVAVPIDEVNGSSIVSIDGAPAIEEMTAYLRNTDPASNAGIPGLSLPAGLTQEGLPVGIELDGPLGSDRRLLAIGMAFEALLGTVPAPTI; encoded by the coding sequence ATGCAATGGACCGTCGATGAGCAACTCGCGCTGACGGCAACCCAGGCCGTCGAAGCCATCCAGTCGGGGCGCCTTCGCGCAACCGACTATGTCGCGACCTTGCTCGCACGCGCCGTCGCGCTCGACACGCTCAACGCCTTCACCGCGATCGACATGGAAGGCGCGCTCGCCGCCGCGAAACGCATCGACGCCCTGCCCCCTGACGAAAAAGCCCGTCTTCCGCTCGCGGGCCTGCCCGTCGTCATCAAGGACAACATCAATACGGCAGGCCTTCTCACTTCGGCCGGCACGCCCGCGCTCGACGGCTTCAAGCCGAAGACGGACGCGCCCTCCGTGCGCAAGCTGACCGATGCGGGCGCGATCGTGCTCGGCAAGACCAATATGCACGAACTCGCGTTCGGCATCACGAGCACCAATCTGGCCCCGCATGCGGGCGCGGTGCGCAATCCGTATGACCCGTCGCTGATCGCGGGCGGTTCGTCGGGCGGCACGGCCGTGGCTGTCGCCGCGCGCATCTCGCCCGCCGGGCTCGGCAGCGACACGGGCGGCTCGACGCGCATTCCCGCCGCGCTCACGGGCATCGCGGGCTTCCGGCCGTCGGTGGGCAACGGCGGCGCCGAGCGCCGCTATCACGATCCGCAGGCCGTTGTTCCCATCAGCCACACGCGCGACACCGTCGGGCCGATGGCCCGCACCGTCGCCGATGTCGCGCTGCTCGACGGCGTGATCACGGGCGACACGGCGCTGCCCGCCGTGCAACTGTCCGTGCTGCGCATCGGTCTGCCCGAACCGCTGTGGGCCGAACTCGAACGCTCGACGGAAGACGTCGCACGCGCTGCACTCACGAAGCTCGAAGCGGCGGGCGTCACCTTCGTGCCCGTCGCAATGCCCGACCTGCTCCCACTGAACGAGCAGACGGGTGGTCCTATCGCGATTCACGAAGCGCTCGACGACGTGCGCGACTACCTCGTCGCGAACGACGCGCCCGTCAAGACCGTGGGCGAACTCGCGGCGCGCATCGCGAGCCCCGACGTGCGCGACATTTACGACGCCGTGCTGGCGGGCGCGCTCGCGCAGCACTATCCCGCCGCGCTGCACACGTGGCGTCCGCAATTGCAGCAGCACTACGCGGACACGTTCGCGGCCGAACGGCTCGACGCCCTGCTCTTCCCGACGACGCGGCTGGTGGCCGTCCCCATCGACGAAGTGAACGGCTCGTCCATCGTGTCGATTGACGGCGCGCCCGCTATCGAAGAAATGACGGCCTATCTGCGCAATACCGATCCCGCCAGCAATGCGGGCATTCCGGGCCTCTCGCTGCCCGCCGGACTCACGCAGGAAGGCTTGCCCGTGGGCATCGAGCTGGACGGGCCCCTTGGCAGCGACCGCCGGCTGCTCGCGATCGGCATGGCGTTCGAAGCGCTGCTCGGCACGGTGCCCGCTCCGACTATCTGA
- a CDS encoding ferritin-like domain-containing protein, which produces MSDTLITEAEAAHDHALRHWTFDGQARMRIGSEAHKQMFCRMLLETHNPYKPAVIDWPQLPPDALKRITSLPIWDIAVQTEGRASIRVATYAAQVQDSLVREAIEMDAAEEARHKHVLSRLVAAYGIELAPEPEYPAPRDAEWAWMFTGYSECIDSFFAFGLFRSAQLSGYFPEELVETFEPVIQEEARHILFFINWVAWYRRTMPWWRRPWHSLRVGAIWIKLIWDRVAIAKGIDANGVAHDSNFLAANSSNIGQSLSTRQLIELCLQENDQRMAGYDKRLVRPTLVPKLARLALRFMGKPPRN; this is translated from the coding sequence ATGTCAGACACCCTGATCACAGAAGCAGAAGCCGCTCATGATCATGCGCTGCGCCACTGGACCTTCGACGGCCAGGCGCGCATGCGGATCGGCTCCGAAGCGCACAAGCAGATGTTCTGCCGGATGCTGCTCGAAACGCACAACCCATACAAGCCCGCCGTGATCGACTGGCCGCAGCTGCCGCCCGATGCGCTCAAGCGCATCACGTCGCTGCCCATCTGGGACATCGCCGTGCAGACGGAAGGCCGCGCGTCGATCCGCGTCGCCACTTACGCCGCGCAGGTGCAGGATTCGCTGGTGCGCGAAGCGATCGAAATGGACGCGGCCGAAGAAGCGCGCCACAAGCATGTGCTGTCGCGTCTCGTCGCCGCATACGGCATCGAACTCGCGCCCGAACCTGAATATCCCGCTCCCCGCGACGCCGAATGGGCATGGATGTTCACGGGCTACAGCGAGTGCATCGACAGCTTCTTCGCATTCGGCCTGTTTCGCTCCGCGCAGCTGTCGGGCTATTTCCCCGAAGAACTCGTCGAAACGTTCGAGCCCGTCATTCAGGAGGAAGCACGCCACATCCTCTTTTTCATCAACTGGGTCGCGTGGTATCGCCGCACGATGCCGTGGTGGCGCCGCCCGTGGCACTCGCTGCGCGTCGGCGCGATCTGGATCAAGCTGATCTGGGATCGCGTCGCGATCGCGAAAGGCATCGACGCGAACGGCGTCGCGCACGACTCGAACTTCCTCGCCGCGAACAGCTCGAACATCGGCCAGTCGCTCTCGACGCGTCAACTGATCGAACTCTGTCTCCAGGAAAACGACCAACGGATGGCCGGCTACGACAAACGGCTCGTACGTCCGACGCTCGTGCCGAAGCTCGCGCGCCTCGCGCTGCGTTTCATGGGCAAGCCGCCGCGCAATTGA
- a CDS encoding YncE family protein: MKKPLVALLFVATALIAGCGGGDNSTSTPASSTPAPTPSKLLTNIAVSNSTTPAFSFDIGYTEAGRYYLADRNNKSVDVVDTKSNTLIAQIQGGFAGAGASTDASGPDGIVGVTGMSTLYVGDVDSVKIVDTAAMKTVKTIPISTTGSRVDEGCYDPDDHLIMFASPGESPPYVTFISTTTQAVVSKLVFTGSSGLEACTYDPASKNFLINNDGTTANPDGELDIIAASSVTSGTPVVSKSFPLGKCEPSGIALGPNSDVLIGCDPSAGSPLITLILDRDTGSQLASIPFGGTDQVAYDPASNRYFLPARHWVASGTAAASGFTPQMGVIDGATRKLLYTVAVGTGAHSVAIDSGLGQVYVPFQAGSGAFPNGGISVFATK, from the coding sequence ATGAAAAAACCGCTAGTGGCCTTGCTATTCGTTGCGACGGCCTTGATCGCCGGATGCGGCGGAGGAGACAACTCCACTTCGACACCGGCGTCATCGACGCCCGCACCCACGCCGTCGAAGCTGCTGACGAACATAGCCGTGTCTAACTCCACGACGCCCGCGTTCAGCTTCGATATCGGCTATACGGAAGCGGGCAGGTACTATCTGGCGGACCGGAACAACAAATCCGTCGATGTCGTCGATACGAAATCGAATACGCTGATCGCGCAGATTCAAGGCGGTTTTGCGGGTGCAGGCGCGAGTACCGATGCGTCCGGGCCCGACGGCATCGTCGGCGTAACGGGGATGAGTACGCTGTACGTGGGCGACGTGGATTCCGTGAAGATCGTCGATACCGCCGCGATGAAAACGGTCAAGACGATTCCCATCAGCACCACTGGCTCGCGTGTCGACGAAGGCTGCTACGATCCCGACGATCATCTCATCATGTTCGCGAGCCCCGGCGAATCGCCGCCCTACGTGACCTTCATCTCGACCACGACGCAAGCCGTGGTGTCGAAACTGGTGTTCACCGGCTCGTCGGGACTGGAAGCCTGCACGTACGATCCCGCCTCGAAGAATTTCCTGATCAATAACGATGGCACGACGGCCAATCCGGACGGTGAACTCGACATCATCGCCGCGAGTTCCGTCACGTCCGGGACGCCCGTTGTCAGCAAGTCGTTTCCGCTCGGCAAATGCGAACCTTCGGGCATCGCGCTCGGTCCGAACAGCGATGTGCTGATCGGTTGCGATCCGTCCGCGGGCAGTCCGCTGATCACGCTGATTCTCGATCGCGACACGGGCTCCCAGCTCGCATCGATACCGTTTGGCGGAACGGACCAGGTCGCCTACGATCCCGCGTCGAACCGCTACTTCCTGCCCGCGCGGCATTGGGTAGCGAGCGGCACGGCGGCGGCATCGGGCTTCACGCCGCAAATGGGCGTGATCGACGGCGCGACGCGCAAGCTGCTCTACACCGTCGCGGTGGGAACGGGCGCGCATTCGGTTGCAATCGATAGCGGTCTCGGTCAGGTCTATGTGCCGTTCCAGGCCGGCTCGGGAGCGTTCCCGAACGGGGGAATATCGGTGTTCGCTACAAAGTAG
- a CDS encoding fatty acid desaturase yields MSFYLDDAQRQTLTQRRNSFTWRTEWPTWLLIATIYGGWFFIASHARALGLSAAIPLLALFSAWYMSLQHELLHGHPTRSACLNGLIGFAPLAVWFPYRVYRDLHVQHHDDPHLTHPEIDPESYFVSGDTWRHAGPLTRALLIARNTFWGRVLLGPAFSIAATATQALRKPLRGDWSDVPAWLAHFAALAVLMTWLDRACGIAPWLFIAGVGYPALALSAVRSFHEHRAAASHEQRSVINEAAWFWRLLFLNNNYHLVHHDLPHVPWFALRQVYETSRQHYIERCGGFLVNGYGEWAGLYAWVPVAHPAHGAAPATSRVTPVVSAERAGHLPRRLMR; encoded by the coding sequence ATGTCCTTCTATCTCGACGACGCACAACGTCAGACGCTCACGCAACGACGCAACAGCTTCACCTGGCGCACCGAATGGCCGACGTGGCTTCTGATCGCCACGATCTACGGCGGATGGTTTTTTATCGCGAGCCATGCGCGCGCGCTCGGTCTGAGCGCCGCGATTCCGCTGCTCGCCCTGTTCAGCGCGTGGTACATGTCGCTGCAGCACGAACTGCTGCATGGGCATCCGACGCGCTCCGCATGCTTGAACGGTCTGATCGGTTTCGCGCCGCTCGCCGTGTGGTTTCCGTATCGCGTGTATCGCGACCTGCATGTGCAGCATCACGACGATCCGCATCTGACGCACCCCGAGATCGATCCCGAGAGCTATTTCGTCAGCGGCGATACGTGGCGGCACGCGGGACCGCTGACGCGCGCATTGCTCATCGCGCGCAACACGTTTTGGGGACGCGTGCTGCTCGGCCCCGCGTTCTCGATTGCGGCGACGGCGACTCAGGCGCTGCGCAAGCCGCTGCGTGGCGACTGGTCCGATGTGCCCGCATGGCTCGCGCATTTCGCTGCGCTCGCCGTGCTGATGACGTGGCTAGACCGCGCATGCGGGATTGCGCCGTGGCTGTTTATCGCGGGTGTCGGCTATCCGGCGCTGGCGTTGAGCGCGGTGCGCTCGTTTCATGAGCATCGCGCCGCCGCTTCGCACGAACAGCGTTCCGTCATCAACGAAGCCGCATGGTTCTGGCGTCTGCTGTTTCTGAACAACAACTACCATCTGGTTCATCATGACCTGCCGCACGTGCCCTGGTTCGCACTTCGGCAGGTATACGAAACGTCTCGCCAGCACTACATCGAACGCTGCGGAGGTTTTCTCGTCAACGGCTATGGCGAATGGGCCGGCCTCTATGCGTGGGTGCCCGTGGCGCATCCCGCGCATGGTGCAGCGCCCGCCACGAGCCGCGTGACTCCCGTTGTTTCCGCCGAACGGGCGGGACATCTCCCACGTCGTCTCATGCGCTAG